The Aythya fuligula isolate bAytFul2 chromosome 5, bAytFul2.pri, whole genome shotgun sequence sequence gagctatttttaatatttgtgtcTTTACTTGGAGGCAGTGGGGAACTGTGCTGTTCCACACCGTGCAAGGGGCATGAAATAACCGTGACGTTCACCTTTATTCCCATTAGCACTAACGGGATCGCAACGTGTGTTTCAGATCccaaagaagagaaggaagaggaggaggtttCCAGCCTCCTCAGCCATGGCTCCGCTGCCGGCGCAGCCCGGCCCAGCAGAAGCTGGCGCAGCAGCAGGTCGGCCGCCGCGGCCCGCCAGCGCGACACCGAGAACTCGCGTGCCTCCAGGTCCAAGACAGGCTCCCTGCAGCTCGTCTGCAAGTCAGAACCAAACGTGGACCAGCTCGAGTACGGTACGTGGGCAGCCCTGGCTCGGAGGGCGGGTGCTGCCTGGAGACAGGCAGATCCTGGGGACCTCTGAAGGGAGCTGCATGTGGCCGGTGCAGGCGTGGTGCCTCCTGCCACCAGTGCTCCTGGTGCTGAGTGGTGGTGGAGGTATCTTGAGACAGATGAGCTCGCTGCAGAGATTGCAGGTTGAAACTTACTGGtggctttttcctttcagaggtCACAGAAGAGCATCAATCTCCAGCTGGAATCAGGTAGGAAGCTCTTACTTTGCAGtgtttcttcatattttatgtCAAGATGGGGGAAAAACACAATCTCAAGCTTTTCAAGGGCTTGTGACATGGTCTGTGGAAAGAATAGTAATTGTGCTCATGCAGTCCTGAacctctgtatttttgttttgggtCCCTGATGGACTGCAGGTGTCAGGAGGTGTGGTGAAATGTATTTGGTAGGGGTGGGCATCTCACCTCGTACCTTTATTCCTTCTGCTGTAACTGGTTGGGCTCACAAGAAGGGGCTGCTCTGCCTAGTCTGTCTGCTTTGGCTGTCATTGTGCTCCTTAGGCAGTGCAAGCTGTTAGCTTTCCCCAGTCACGTGGgatgaaaaaatgcagtgtaaAAGTGTCATTCCTATCCCATAGGGTGGTGCATGAATATTTTTGCAGTAGTGCTGAAATTGCTGCTGCTAAGCTCCTCTGttctccttctctcccagcaGCGATGACGAGGAAGAGATCCTTGTCAGCGAGGAAGAAGTTCCCTTCAAAGACGATCCAAGAGATGAAACCTACAAGCCCCATCTAGAAAAGTATATTAGATTACCTACTTGCTGTTTGTAGGCCAAGAGCAATTGTGACATGGTAGTTGAAGCTTAATGTGACCCAGAGAACCTGTGTGACTTGCTGAGGTGAAATGGCTCCCATTGAACTGTTTCCCTACTGCCTACAGCTATTGGGACCATTTTTCTCTCCTAGTTTAAAGCTATTAGAGCCCTGCTGGCTGTCAGGTTCTCCAGTGATCCTACTTCCCAATTAGAAAAAGGGATTTGATTAAAATGTGAACTACTACCCAGTTTTTGCTTAAATCTCTGTAAAACGCAGACGCTACTTTTTAGTAGTATGGAAGGAGAGAAGCCCTTGGTGTTAACATGTCAAAGAACCAGGCACTGCCAGCCAGAGGTGCTCAAAAGAGGCTAAGAGGGGAGAGAGGCATGAGGGTGTCTTTGAATACATGCAGGTGGCCACTTAACATGGGAGTAATACGCTGTGGTTGTGTCTTTGTAGGGAAACTccaaagcaaaggagaaaagctggcaaggcaaaagaggaaaaagagaagcagaaagagattAAAGTAGAGGTAAAAGAAGAGAGTGAGTTTCATGAAGATGAAGAGCCACCAAGGAAGTGAGTAACATTCTGGAACTGTATGTACCGGTGTGTATTATGTACTTGGCACTCCTGGTAGTGTACAAGGGTAGTTTGATTGTTGCTTTCCCCCTTCTGGGTCTGAAAGAATAGGGCAGAGCCTCTTGTTCTCACAGAAGTGCAGCTTCCTAGTGTCTTGTCTGTGTTTGGCAAGGAAAAATGGTTCATGTTTTCATCTAGTTTAGGGAAAGTTTTTCCATAGTGTGGTTTAGTTGGCCTACCTGGATACAGGCACATCCTGTGAAATACTCAGTTCTTAAAAAATAGGCTTCAGTTGTGATGTCTGAAGTGTGTTAAGCTTATTAGACTGTGTTAGAAAGCAGTCTGGGAAGGCCAGTTCtcttctgctgtgtgcctggagacGGATGGGAGAGCACTCTGTATGCATCAAGTGTCATTTTAGCATGCTTGGGACTAACTCAACAAAGCCCAGGAAAAACAGCTGGGTTCTGCCCCATTCTGgagaaataaagagaacaaaCTTACATTGCCTAGTTGGTCACTGGTACTTGGAGTGGAGCCTCAAAATACTTGAGTGTCCTCTCACTTGAACTCAATTCTGCAGCTTGCCTTCTGGCAAATGAGAGAGATGGGACTTGTGTTAGGGTCCAAATCATTGAGgtaggctggaaaaaaaaaactcttgcaCTTGATCTCATCCATGAGAAATGGGAGCAAATGTGGCTCCCTCTGCTGGCCTGCGGTGCGGGGCTTTGCACACCTCTGTTGGAAGTTCTGGTGCGGTTTCTAAGCAGCCTTCTGTAGCAGGACTGATTTATTGTGGAGGGAAGTACAGATGTTTGTGTCTTGGAGAAGGTTTTCTCCTCCTAAAGGTGGCCTTCGGAGACTTGTGGTTGTGCTGCTGGATTGGTGCTGCTTTTGCCCATAAGAACCCGTGCAGCTTCTGAAGGCTTGGCCTGAATGCTGAGTGCCTGCTCAGCTTGTTTACTGGCATGGCCTCGCCATCGATAAAGATGTCTCAGTACAGTCTAGAAAAGACTGACTGCATCAGCCTGCTGTTAAGTGTCTTGGTGCAGCAGTATGATCGAGCAGGCGCAGTGTTTGGGGTAGAGCTATTGCTTGGGGCTTGGATTTCACATGTCAGCGCAGGTCTGCTCAGAGCACAGACCCTGTTTTGTCTTGACGGGTGTGTAAGCTGTTACAGTTAATTCAGACAACTGAAAAATAGCTGCTGGACCATCAATCCCGTTCTTCCTAGCCTCCCAGACTGATGTGTTTCACGTGGTGTGAAATGTTGCCCAAcagagcagaggaaataaaaggcaCCATCAATTCTGGACTGTGTAGGCCAAATTATATGTTGATAAAAAATTCATTAGGATATGGGAGGGCTTGTGAGAGCAAACCACACAAAGCATTTACTTTGCGAGAATATTGCCTTCCTCTGAATCTGCATCAAACTCGGTCTTTATTGATTTATCTAGAGCTTGCATTAATGAGGCAATAGCTTGCTAACTGTCTGCAGCAGCGACTTATAAGAGCAGAATCTTGTGTGCTCACGTGCAGCCTGGAAAGGTCTGAATTTAATCAAGGGCTGCAAGTTGTTCAGACAGTCGCAGGTTTAAAGGAAGAATGTGAAGCATGTGAAGCCTGGCAGAGggtttttaaaatagcagttcCTCACTTTATTGTGGCAGGAGACTTGGTAATTTGTGACCACAGCCTGCCGGGCTGTGGCTGCCTGGTACCTGTTCGCTGGCGTTTGATGGGTTGGGGATGGTGGGGCTGAGGCAATGCAGGAAAACGTTCTCACTGCTAGGTTTGGCACTAGTCTTGCAACCACAGCTCACTCGGCTGTGTCGGGAGTGGCAGAGTGGTGTGAGATCTGCCACAAGCCACCAAATGCCATGCAGGAAAAAGCGTGACCAAGGTATCAAACATGTGAGGATTGTTCTTTCACAGGGACTGGTCTGCTGTGTGATGCAGGAGCTGTGCAAATTGCAGGGACAATTCAATGAAGGCCTGGTTACTTGCTTTCCTTAGGGCACCTGCCCGTCTACCCCAGGAGTAATAACTCCTTTGAAGCTCATCAGCCACTTTGATCCAGAGCAGGTGCCTGTTTAATCCCAAGTTGCTGGGTGCAGTGTTATTTTTCAGCCTAAAATTGCAGAAGAGTTCTGTAGTGTTGTAGCACACTGCTGAAAACCTCTGCCCAGTACCAATGTGAAGAAACCTCTTTGAATTCTCTCTGtatctgctgcaggaggggaaggagaagaaaggatgaCAAGAGCCCGAGGTTGCCCAAGAGAAGGTAAGTGACACCCCTCTACTCAGTTGTGTTCTGAAGAATTGTTCCTCGTTGTCCTACACAGATGTTCATTGTCTTAGAGGCATCTCTCTCTCACAATACAGAAATCAGcattaaagggagaaaaaaaatgttagcatGTACTGacttccctgcttttttttttttccattttttccctgtgggtGTTAAGTTTGGTTTCTTCCCAGctgtttttttaacctttcctgAGTTGACCCCTGCCCTGGCAGTGTACAGGGGTAAGGTTTAGGGGAGCCTTGCATCTgggttttttttcagttctgttgaAAGCCCTCAGATGTTTCTAGGAACAGAGCAGACTCTTGGCCAGAATCTCTATCAGCACAGCCCGAACAGGAATACTGGAGCAGTGATCCCTTGCTCTCACGTTACCAACCTGCTCTCACGTTACCGAGCTGCACTCACGTTCATTTATCTCACGCTGCCTTCCCTTGGGATTTCTCAGCTGACCTCTCTGCTCGTTTCCTTACCGACCTCTTAGGAAGAAGCCCCCGATCCAGTACGTCCGCTGTGAGATGGAAGGCTGTGGCACCGTCCTGGCTCACCCGCGGTACCTGCAGGTGGGCTGCGAtgttctgctgcttcctgaTGTGTgtgagggcaggggagggccaTCTGCACCAGGGCCTGCCACTGTGGAGGGGGGCCATCAGGGATCAGAGGGCTTCAGCCATCATCTAAGCTGCGTAAAGAGAGCTTAAaacctttcatttctcttcttttccagcATCACATCAAGTACCAGCacttgctgaagaaaaaatacgtctgtccccatccctcctgcGGTCGGCTCTTCCGCCTCCAGAAGCAGCTCCTGCGGCACGCCAAGCACCACACAGGTACAGGGAGCTGGGAGACAGATCCAAACTCCTCCTGGAACAGAGGGAGGGTGGAGGGGAAACCTCCAGTGCTTACGGAGAGAGTGAGGCTAAGGCAGGTGGTACAGACTTGCAGCAGTGGGAGAATATTACTCATTTCCAGATTACAATCTTctaaggaaatgaaaggaaatgggCCATAGAGTTCTCGATTCACCCTCTGGCAAGTATCATTCAGGGGTTCTGGAGAGGGATAAAACGAGCCAAGCTTTATCCTAATTTGCCATCCTTCAGCACTGGTCAGAATGGCTAATTAGCTCGTAGAGTCCTAATCATGCCTTAACTCTCCATCAGTTTCTGTGGTGTCCTGTGGGACACCTCCTCCCCTGCTGTCTGCTGGCCTCCCAGCACTTCTCgttctgctgcttcctgggcAGCTTTGCCtacagcaggagggcaggaagagccagcagggctgcaggggagtAACGCTGCGACTGGTGTTGCTTTTCAGATCAAAGGGATTACATCTGCGAGTACTGCGCCCGGGCATTTAAGAGTTCTCACAACTTGGCAGTGCACCGAATGATCCATACGGGCGAGAAGCCCTTGCAGTGAGTACCTCTGCCTCTCTCTCACCCTCCCGAGTGACCCGTGGATATATCTGCTCCGAGAGCAGCTctgaaggcagggctgggacctGGAGTCCCGGCTCCCTGTGAGCACGCAGCTGTGGGAGTGTTCGGATTACTGCTTGTTGTCTCACCTGTTCCTTCAGGCAGTGCCTCAGATCTGAGGAGCGTGAGTAAGCCCCTGTAAATATCTCTGGAAGAGCTGGCGCCGTGGTGGCATCCCCTTAATGAgcccctgctgctttcctgggcTGCCTGTGTCTGCACAAAGGCGTGCCGATGGCCCCTTTGTCATgacctccccttctccccttccccaggtgTGAGATCTGCGGGTTCACCTGCCGGCAGAAGGCCTCCCTGAACTGGCACATGAAGAAGCACGACGCCGACTCCTTCTACCAGTTCTCCTGCAACATCTGTGGCAAGAAATTCGAGAAGAAGGACAGCGTCGTGGCCCACAAAGCCAAGAGCCACCCCGAAGTGCTCATTGCCGAAGCACTGGCCGCCAACGCGGGCGCCCTGATCACCAGCACTGACATCCTGGGCACCAACCCCGAGGCCATCGCGCCGCCCACCGACGGCCAGGGCCTCCCCCTTCTTCCCGACCCCCTGGGGAGCGCGGCCCCGGCGGATTGCCTGCTGCTGAACCCCGACGGGATGCCCAAGACGTATTGCGGCGGGACGGAGCGCGTGAGCCTGGTGGCTGACGGCAAGCTCTTCGtgggcggcggcagcagcgcgACCCCAGAAGGGCTGGTCATGAACACAGAGATCCTGGGAGCCACCACGGAGGTGCTCATCGAAGATTCAGACTCCACTGGACCCTAGTGGGCGGGGAGCACGTGGGTGCTGGGACAGCTCGGactctgtatttaaaaaggaaaaatgatggaGACGCGtgttgaaagagagaaaagctaAGCAAAAAACCTAAAATACTAGTAAATAACCGAAGGGTCTGCTCTCCTCCGGCGTGGATCACGGCACGGCCTCTTTCTCCCAACCACTTCTGTCTTGTCACTGCTCCTTTGTAGGAAAGGGGCACGCGCTGCCGTTACCAGAGCAAGTTGGACCGAGCGACGGATTTCTCTGAGGGAGGGGGAATGGCCGAAACCCTTCGCTCTGCCCCAAAGCGATGCCTTTCTTGATGTGGCCCCGCTAGGAAGCGTTTCGGTGCGCTCTGGACGAGTTTCTTAGGACTCCCTTCCGCCCCGTGGTCCCGACTTCTATGCATCACTGCACTCTGGTCCTTGCagtctccttcttcttcctggggctgggaggtTGGCTTGGCACTTTAGGCCCCCTCGGCAGGGCGAGCTGCGGAGGAGCGAGCGCGCGTCCCCGGCCTCGCCGCGCTGCTCTGCTCCGTCTCTGGCAGGAAGTTGAGGGAACGCCCTGGCTCGTAGATCATGTTTGCTCGGAGAGGCCCCGGGGGCTACGGGAGCCCTGCGTGGGAGAGAGGCAAGGAGGAGCATCCCAGTTTGACGACAGTAATTTGCACTTTGAACATGTTTCGTTTTTGTGTTGTGGTAACGAGATTCCTTATTTATTGATAAAAAAGGGTCGGTATTTTTTGAGTTCTGTTCTCGGTGGGTGGGGGTGGAAGGGGTTCGGGCTGTTCCCCAGGGAGCGCGCCGTGCCATCCTGACCTCCGCTGGGAGGAGAGCTGAGGGGAGGCAGTGCTCCGGAGTCAGATCTGTCTCGTAGCTTTTCCAGAGTAGAGGGAGAGCCCGGAGAAGAGCCTGCTTGCAGTGGGAGTCTTTGCGGCAGCGTTTTAGCAGGAGGATGAGGTGAGTGCTGGAACAGCTGGCTCttgtctccttccctcccagctcctcgcGTTAAGTGCTCTTTCTGCGTCCCCTGACTCTCGCAGGGAAGGACATCGTTAGCCAGGAACTTGTTCTCGTGACTTAGGGCCGTTGTGAGCCGCTTGCTGGTGGGGGATGCCGTGCTCCTCATCcacctctgcctctcctttccGGGTCTAGGGGAAAGATCCATAAGCAGAGTCCGGGTCCGGTCGTCTCAGGAGAATTTATCCCAGGCGACTAggctgagggaggaggaggaaggggccgTCGGCTCGCTCCCTGCCTCTGTTTTAAGGGAGCATTGTGCAGCTGCGTGCTCAAAGCTCCTCGCTTCTGCACAAAACGCTGCTGCTTTCCCCGGAGCCTGGTAGTTTGAGTGTCGCCTGCTGGCGTAGCTGGGACAGCCCCGAACCCTCGGAGAGGCTCGCGTGGGATGTGACACGTCTGGTAGTGAGACTCGGATCTTTCTCGCTCTGTTCTCTGAAACTGTGTGTGGAGACTCAGTGGCCTTGaattcttagtgttttttttctttggaagagGTGAAAAATAACCTGGGCTTTTcgtttgtttacttgttttctttctttctgtttggtTGGGTTTATGTGCTTGGAACAGAGCCCCAGTGTCTTGTCCAAGCGCACGGTCAGCAGCATCGGTCTGTAACACGGCAGCCAGGCAAAATCGGGTATCTGGGGTCTGGagaacagcaataaaatgtggAATTCAATTGGAAACTCTTACAGGAAACTGACTCTAAACACCCACTCtatcccctgccctgcctggaaATCCAGCTGTGGCCCGAGCCTGAGAGCTTTTATGGGGTCGTTTGTCCTgatttcccctttcccttccccactgACACTGACGTCTGTGTCGGAACAAGCCAGAACGCTTCTGGTGGTGGGGCAGCTTGTGCTCGGGCAGTTTGCAACCCTGGCATCTGGTGATCTGGGTGTGAGCATCCCCCGTGGCTCCCGTGCTTCTCCTGGGGGtaggcaggagggctgcagcacccctgggcaggcagctccGCGAACACCCCGCATGGCAAACGTGCAGGGGGTGGTGAACCACACGAACCCGTTTCCTTAGTTGGGGTGATACAACCCCTTGTTTAGATCAATTTATTGTGATTCCCAGGGAGAAGTTTTTGGGTGGCAAGCTggttttccccctccccatgccCCTTCCTAACTGACGGGGCACAAAGAGAGGATCAGACCCGACCCACCAGCAGCGAGGGTCTCCTGCCCGGGGCAGTAGGGTCAAACACCTCTCCTGCCTCCGACCCCGCTGCCTGTAGGGGATGTGCCAGCGTAGTCGGGGCTGCCTGCTTTGCCCCCGGgttgctgcagcccctctgctgctttccatgCCCTGCCACCGCCCCCCCGGAGGAGCGGAGCCGGCAGAGCCTTGCACAGAACACTAAACTAAAGGGAGAGCTTGGGGTTTTGTTCTCCGAGACCGACACTAAAACGCTTCTGGGCCATCAGCTTGCTCCCCAGCGGTGCTGCACCCCTCAGCACCGGGCTGGGAGGCGAGGGAGCCTGCCTCGGCCTGcgcctgcccctgctgccctgagcagagcagtgcagTCGTGGCAGTGGCTGCGGGATCCAGCAGCTTGCTCGCCTCCCACCTCATTCCTGGCCTCGAGACCTCCGCTCCCTGCCTCGCCCTCCCCTGCGCCCCCTCATagcttccctttttttctttttctggtctCGGCGGGGTGCCTGCCTGTCCTCTAACCACAGCCTGCTcgccctgctgcaggagagacTGGTGTaactccttccctctgcccttccGTGCCCTACAACTGACACAGCCCTcctgccgccccccccctcGGCGTCTCTCCTTCACTCGCATGCAGTTTGCTTCAATAAATTATTGTAGTAGTTTGCAATAaacttctttttgtattttcccctgtatttatttattattactatttttttttcttctcctccttggGAGGGAAGCCAGGGCCTTTCTCCTGCAGGCGTGCGGAGGGGtgggctgtgggcagggggctTGGCAGCGCTTTCTGCAGTAGCCACCAGGTGGCACCGGTGCTGCTGGGCTAAcccgggggggctggggcttGCCCCCCATCCCTGCTAGCCCCCGAATCCCCCTTGGTAGCCCTGAGCCTCTCCCCGGTAGCCccaaggcagggcagggctcgTAGTGGTGCGGTTGTAAAGGGAAGCTGCTTTCCAActcccatttttctcttcatctggGTAACACGTaaccaaaataaacatcttgaggaaaaagcaaataaacctAAAAAGGGCTGGTTTTTGTGTGGTGCttgtgttttgggggggggggggaatcaaGGGCCTCCTCCTCGCGGGCTCTGCTTCGGGGCAGGCCCTTGCAGGAAAGGGTGGCTGGGAagagggcagcaggcagggcccTGAAGCCCCAAAGGGTTTGGGGTGAAGCCCCGAGGGCTTCGGGGTGCAGCCCCCAGGGGTTTGGGGTGAATAGCACAAATCCCACAGCTGGTGCTGGATGTCCCTGTGTTCCCTGTGCCCTGCTCAGGCCCCAGGCTGCCGTCCCCGCTCAGCTGTTGAGCAACGTCCCGGCTTTGCTCGCCTCTTCCCGGCAGCGTTTTCCCGTGCTCTGGCCCTAGTAGGGGGaacggggccggggctgggggctggcttCCCTGCGGGGAGGCAGGAGAGGGTccgagctggggctgggagagcctcctgctgctgccgggcGAGGCCGTTCCGGGCAATAGGCTTAGCGAGTGGCGAAGTGTGGGGGAATTAGGGCAATAATCTGTGGCTGTTGATCCCAGAGGCGGGAATTCGCAGCGTCGTGCCAGGCCCCAGGCGCGGAAGAGGGGGAGAGCCGGGCCAGCGGACGCGTGAGCAGAGCCGCCGGCTGGAATGCACCAGCTCAGCACGGGATTGTCCTTCCCGGGCCAGGCGGGCGCCGCGCCGTGAGCCCGGAGCCCCGGGACGAGCGCCGGggccatggcagcagcagacaCCCCCTCGGCCAGCACCCTCCGGCGCCGCGACCTGTGCAGCCGCGGCATCCGCCTGGCCAGGAAGATGCGTTCGGACGTGGCCGACCTCCTGGACATCTACGTGAGTTCATCTCCGCCCGCGCCCCGAGGCTGCTGCCGAGCTTTGGGACAAAATGCTGCCGACGCCTCGGCCTTGGGGTCTCGTCAGTGCTCGGGTCACCTCCTGCCTTTCACCTTCTGCCCCCGTGCCCCAAACCATCTTGGGGGCTGCCGAGGGTCCCTGTTTCTCCCGGCACAGCTGATCCCTGCACGcgttgtttatttttttccccgcaCAGGTGGAGCGGCAGGGCTTGGACGCCTCGGTGAGCGTGGCGGCGGTGGAAGGGGtgccggcggcggcggtggaGCACTGGAGCGAGCAGACGGGGACGCAGCG is a genomic window containing:
- the ZFP91 gene encoding E3 ubiquitin-protein ligase ZFP91, with product MEGCGTVLAHPRYLQHHIKYQHLLKKKYVCPHPSCGRLFRLQKQLLRHAKHHTDQRDYICEYCARAFKSSHNLAVHRMIHTGEKPLQCEICGFTCRQKASLNWHMKKHDADSFYQFSCNICGKKFEKKDSVVAHKAKSHPEVLIAEALAANAGALITSTDILGTNPEAIAPPTDGQGLPLLPDPLGSAAPADCLLLNPDGMPKTYCGGTERVSLVADGKLFVGGGSSATPEGLVMNTEILGATTEVLIEDSDSTGP